The following are encoded in a window of Paenibacillaceae bacterium GAS479 genomic DNA:
- a CDS encoding Predicted arabinose efflux permease, MFS family: MRVNLFKNKSFIAIWLGNATSELGGAFGTFCNSLIVYQLTGSPLALSSMWLLYFLPSLALQLFIGPYIDKWSRKWIMVFTLWSRVLIFLIPLVGYMTSSIAPWHIYIVQVSIGLITPLYVPANQAILPTIVPKEQLIHAYAYVDGMNRLMTFLAPVVAGIIINYIGIDLTLGLICVLLSSSGLLILGVKEERNIQPIRKSWAEQFVEGISYFFKNKTIVWLGIFLAFVQFGVGVAMVINLPYINEVLNQDYAVYGYFMASFPLGYVLGSLLVGQIKLKSGNRRLFMLGSLTVGGLTYINLGITNSIYLAVLTEIIAGIAMAFFNNHNISILQETVPNHLMGKIFSVRSLITRGVMPIGVLAGGLLSELWDIRILYIIIGMIIAIVSLIGIIIPYFRFIDGASEESYT; this comes from the coding sequence ATGAGGGTGAACCTTTTTAAAAATAAATCTTTTATAGCTATATGGCTTGGTAACGCAACATCTGAATTAGGAGGTGCATTTGGTACATTTTGCAATTCTTTGATTGTCTATCAATTAACCGGATCTCCTCTGGCACTGAGTAGTATGTGGTTATTATACTTTTTACCTTCTTTAGCCCTTCAATTGTTTATAGGACCGTATATAGATAAATGGAGTAGAAAATGGATCATGGTTTTTACATTGTGGAGTCGAGTTTTAATATTTCTTATCCCGTTAGTTGGATATATGACAAGTTCAATCGCTCCATGGCATATTTATATTGTTCAAGTTAGCATAGGTTTAATAACACCTTTATACGTACCGGCCAATCAAGCCATTTTACCAACCATTGTTCCTAAAGAACAATTGATTCATGCATATGCTTATGTAGATGGCATGAATCGTTTGATGACCTTTTTGGCTCCCGTTGTTGCCGGAATTATAATTAATTATATAGGCATTGACTTAACATTAGGTTTAATTTGCGTATTACTTAGCTCGAGTGGACTTTTAATCTTGGGGGTAAAGGAAGAAAGAAATATACAACCAATTAGAAAAAGTTGGGCTGAGCAGTTTGTAGAGGGAATCAGCTACTTTTTTAAAAATAAAACTATTGTGTGGCTAGGTATATTTTTAGCGTTTGTACAGTTTGGTGTTGGTGTTGCTATGGTCATAAATCTACCTTACATAAATGAAGTGTTGAATCAAGATTATGCTGTTTATGGATATTTTATGGCTTCATTCCCATTAGGTTATGTATTAGGCAGTTTGCTTGTAGGACAAATAAAATTGAAGAGCGGAAATAGAAGGCTTTTTATGTTGGGATCTTTAACGGTCGGAGGATTAACCTACATCAATCTCGGTATCACTAACTCTATTTATCTAGCTGTGTTGACGGAGATAATTGCTGGAATAGCCATGGCCTTTTTTAATAATCACAATATATCTATTCTTCAGGAAACGGTTCCTAATCATTTGATGGGTAAAATATTTTCTGTTCGTTCATTGATTACTCGAGGAGTAATGCCAATTGGTGTATTAGCGGGAGGGCTTTTGAGTGAACTATGGGATATTCGAATCTTATATATTATTATTGGTATGATTATAGCTATAGTATCTTTAATCGGAATCATTATTCCTTATTTTAGGTTCATTGATGGGGCTAGTGAAGAATCATATACTTAA
- a CDS encoding D-methionine transport system permease protein has protein sequence MLNSFMEILPDMIKAFNETLYMVGISLLVAFVLGLPLGVLLFISSKGLFSENRVLNVILGVISNMVRSIPFLILLVLLLKFTQFLLGTTIGPAAAAVPLSIAAIPFYARLVENSLREVNKGIIEAAIAMGARPWLIIRKVLLPEAKSGMISGLTITAISLLGFSAMAGTVGGGGIGDLAIRYGYYRYDNEVLFTTVILLIVVVQIIQFIGDWASRKVDKR, from the coding sequence ATGCTTAACTCCTTTATGGAAATACTTCCCGATATGATAAAAGCGTTTAACGAAACGCTCTACATGGTTGGTATATCACTGCTAGTTGCTTTTGTATTGGGTTTGCCGCTTGGTGTATTGTTGTTTATTAGCAGTAAGGGATTGTTCTCTGAGAACCGTGTTCTGAATGTGATTTTGGGTGTGATTTCGAATATGGTACGTTCGATTCCATTCTTAATTTTACTCGTGCTTCTGCTGAAATTTACTCAATTTCTACTAGGAACTACGATTGGACCAGCAGCAGCAGCTGTTCCACTCTCGATCGCGGCCATTCCTTTCTACGCGCGTTTGGTAGAAAATTCACTTAGAGAAGTGAATAAAGGAATCATTGAAGCAGCGATCGCAATGGGCGCAAGACCATGGCTTATTATCCGCAAGGTACTGCTGCCAGAAGCAAAGTCAGGTATGATATCGGGTCTTACGATAACGGCGATCAGCTTGCTCGGCTTCTCTGCAATGGCGGGTACGGTTGGCGGCGGCGGTATCGGAGATCTCGCTATTCGTTATGGTTATTATCGTTATGATAATGAAGTTCTGTTCACAACGGTTATTTTACTTATCGTCGTTGTCCAAATTATTCAATTTATTGGAGATTGGGCTTCTCGTAAAGTAGATAAACGTTAA
- a CDS encoding D-methionine transport system substrate-binding protein, with protein sequence MKKQLKVVTLCILVMTVLVACSSNNKESASNGGTAEQSKTIKIGATAGPYSDMVSKAITPLMEEKGYKIEVVEFNDYVQPNKSLDNGSIDANLFQHIIYLNKFSKDNKLELSAVTSVPTAPMGLYSNKIKSIDDIKEGSTLTIANDPANLARSLLLLQDIGLVTIKKDADPATISEKDIETNVKNLKITSLEAAQLPRTLDSSDLAVVAGNFALAAGMKLTSALQLENMAENYRNVVAVRTKDAEGQMAKDLKEVIESAAFEKTMDEQFQGFSKPEWMTK encoded by the coding sequence TTGAAAAAGCAATTGAAGGTTGTTACATTGTGCATCCTGGTGATGACGGTGCTGGTTGCATGCAGCAGCAACAATAAGGAATCAGCTTCTAATGGAGGAACAGCCGAGCAGAGCAAAACGATCAAAATTGGAGCGACTGCTGGCCCATATAGTGATATGGTTAGCAAAGCGATTACGCCTCTGATGGAGGAGAAAGGTTACAAGATCGAAGTTGTTGAGTTCAACGATTATGTTCAGCCGAACAAATCGCTGGATAACGGATCGATTGATGCTAACCTATTTCAACACATTATCTATTTGAACAAGTTTTCTAAGGATAATAAGCTTGAACTAAGTGCTGTTACTAGTGTCCCAACTGCACCAATGGGTCTTTACTCGAATAAAATCAAATCCATTGATGATATTAAAGAAGGAAGTACTCTTACGATTGCAAACGACCCTGCTAACCTGGCACGCTCGCTTCTGCTGCTTCAGGATATTGGGCTCGTCACAATTAAAAAAGATGCAGACCCGGCCACGATTTCCGAAAAGGATATCGAAACCAATGTAAAAAATCTTAAAATAACATCGCTCGAGGCTGCTCAGCTTCCGCGGACGCTGGACAGCTCCGATCTAGCCGTTGTTGCGGGTAACTTTGCTCTGGCAGCGGGTATGAAACTGACAAGCGCCCTGCAGCTTGAGAACATGGCTGAGAACTACCGTAACGTTGTAGCTGTAAGAACTAAAGATGCTGAGGGCCAAATGGCCAAGGATCTGAAGGAAGTTATTGAATCTGCAGCATTCGAGAAAACGATGGATGAGCAATTCCAAGGCTTCTCGAAACCGGAATGGATGACGAAATAA
- a CDS encoding D-methionine transport system ATP-binding protein: protein MIKLINLHKQYKTSKGTVTGVDHVNLHIAKGEIFGIVGYSGAGKSSVLRCINLLEKPTSGKVLVNGVDLTALGKNGLRLARQKIGMIFQHFYLIGSKTVFENVAFALEAADTPQSAIQSKVTELLKLVGLADKRDSYPAQLSGGQKQRVGIARALANNPQVLLCDEATSALDPTTTQSILSLLREINRKLGLTIVLITHEMEVVKELCHRVAIMQDGKVIEDGSVYEIFANPVQPLTKEFINSVLEFKLPMKLWDKLNPSSKVLKILFRDDAAEQAIISDLLKKSGIQANILHGKIDYIGEKPLGTFIMEVTGTNEEVDSAIRYLIDRSCIVEVIEHA from the coding sequence TTGATTAAACTCATTAATTTACACAAGCAGTACAAAACGAGTAAAGGCACAGTCACTGGCGTTGACCACGTCAATCTTCATATCGCCAAAGGTGAAATATTTGGAATCGTCGGTTATAGCGGCGCGGGCAAAAGCTCGGTGTTGCGTTGTATCAACCTGCTTGAGAAACCAACCTCTGGCAAAGTGCTGGTGAACGGTGTTGACCTCACCGCTTTGGGTAAAAACGGACTGAGATTGGCTCGTCAGAAGATCGGTATGATTTTTCAACATTTCTATCTTATTGGAAGCAAAACGGTATTCGAGAACGTTGCGTTTGCACTGGAAGCGGCTGACACTCCACAATCAGCTATTCAGAGCAAAGTGACGGAGCTGCTTAAGCTCGTTGGTCTTGCGGATAAGAGGGATAGTTATCCTGCTCAATTGAGCGGAGGTCAAAAACAACGTGTCGGTATTGCTCGCGCTTTGGCCAATAATCCTCAAGTGTTATTATGCGATGAAGCCACGTCAGCACTTGACCCGACGACCACACAATCTATTCTGTCACTGCTTCGAGAGATAAATCGTAAGCTCGGGCTTACGATAGTACTTATCACACATGAGATGGAAGTTGTGAAGGAGCTATGCCACCGAGTTGCTATTATGCAGGATGGCAAAGTGATTGAGGATGGCAGTGTTTATGAGATTTTCGCCAATCCGGTACAGCCTTTGACTAAGGAATTTATTAATAGTGTGCTGGAATTTAAACTGCCGATGAAATTATGGGATAAGCTTAATCCATCCAGTAAGGTGTTAAAGATTTTGTTCCGTGACGATGCGGCAGAACAAGCCATTATTTCGGATTTGCTGAAAAAGAGCGGCATTCAAGCGAATATTTTACACGGAAAAATCGATTATATCGGTGAAAAACCTCTCGGAACGTTCATTATGGAAGTGACCGGAACAAATGAGGAAGTTGATTCAGCCATCCGTTACTTGATTGATCGTTCTTGTATTGTGGAGGTGATTGAGCATGCTTAA
- a CDS encoding L-amino acid N-acyltransferase YncA, with protein sequence MELTVRKMGAGDIQQVQNVAIVSWNATYDGIIPIDFQERFLQSAYSDEMMLKRLERSYLYVAEMNGKIVGFANFSFVSEEGEVELSAIYLYPENQGKGIGSALLQEGINNSHGVKQVFINVKKENVTGRTFYEAKKFEVVTEFDDNYDGHIRKTVRMALKV encoded by the coding sequence ATGGAGCTAACGGTTCGCAAGATGGGAGCAGGAGATATTCAACAAGTTCAAAATGTGGCAATAGTGAGCTGGAACGCCACCTACGATGGCATAATACCAATTGATTTCCAAGAGCGTTTCCTTCAGTCTGCTTACAGTGATGAAATGATGCTTAAACGCTTAGAACGCTCGTATCTTTACGTTGCCGAAATGAACGGGAAAATAGTCGGATTCGCCAATTTCTCCTTTGTAAGTGAAGAAGGGGAAGTGGAATTGTCGGCTATTTATCTTTATCCAGAAAATCAAGGTAAAGGTATAGGTTCAGCGCTACTTCAAGAAGGTATTAACAACTCCCACGGGGTGAAACAAGTCTTTATAAATGTAAAAAAAGAAAATGTAACCGGCAGAACGTTCTACGAAGCAAAGAAATTTGAGGTTGTCACAGAGTTTGATGATAACTATGACGGGCATATTCGGAAAACAGTTCGTATGGCATTGAAAGTATAA
- a CDS encoding Alpha-L-rhamnosidase N-terminal domain-containing protein has protein sequence MKSVTFPRFEAAKDYSERIVWSNSTKIIWHPKDVETHFEQPKNAFCYFRKTFDASEGLEEARIRIFADSKYQLFVNGEYAGRGPGRSDPRWQYVDEIDITSFIQSGKNIIAVHALHYGYGTGQSIHRIPALVVEANLAFASGEHSVISSDESWRCKHADAYDSAAPRINGCQGPIEVYDSRLALSGWEGLEYNDSDWQNAKGRGIQLSPFWNWIPRSIPLLEEGKKNAVAIAARGELAEHSRPVDKLHHQILAEQSSMEMSITAEPFRDEVVLETSPEGRASVITFDMGGMDAGYLQLRVSGSEGDVVDVVYAEQLWKGKALINLSNNRSIDRFILAGGVQELESAFVWRACRFIQLTVRNSSGPVTIERVGLRTRRSPLTTVADFHCNDDKLRQIWDISVHTLRLCMQDGFLDSSSREQQQWMGDGRWQAIFNYHYSGESSMHRKLLEQIGQSQDWMGMTKARYPDGHHNYPPIPSFCLAWVSSFGEYELYSEDRSLLPQWWPNLMQALRWFSAYTNEDGLLENVPYWPFIDWGEGPEGPIPDDQRGGVVTALNIQYVEALEAAARYARRLNDQEAETYYTKIASRLKESIVSLLWNDRVGAYADCMVDGVLSDSISEPTNALAVLLLHGDGERLQQISKGVFSQAASGSVIKGSPYFMLVVCRALIKLGETRRALELIRERYGIFLDAGSDTLWERWTLFHEEANGSVSYSSASHAWGGAPIVFVYEGIFGIKPLENGYRSFSMNPEPCGIESINTTLPVSGGEIGMSLENIDAGSWQLEVSIPSGYKGLIYGKAYEAGKHTLTISS, from the coding sequence ATGAAAAGCGTTACATTTCCGAGATTTGAAGCTGCCAAGGACTACTCGGAGAGGATTGTATGGTCAAACTCGACAAAAATCATTTGGCATCCTAAAGATGTGGAGACCCACTTCGAGCAGCCCAAAAACGCCTTTTGTTATTTTCGGAAGACGTTCGACGCATCCGAAGGGCTGGAAGAAGCTCGTATTCGAATCTTTGCCGACTCCAAGTACCAGCTATTCGTAAATGGCGAATACGCGGGAAGAGGACCAGGCCGCAGCGATCCAAGGTGGCAGTATGTGGACGAAATTGATATAACGTCGTTTATTCAATCGGGTAAAAATATAATTGCCGTGCACGCTCTGCACTATGGATATGGAACAGGCCAGTCGATTCACCGGATTCCTGCACTCGTTGTGGAAGCGAATTTGGCGTTCGCGAGCGGTGAACATAGTGTTATTTCAAGCGATGAGAGCTGGAGGTGCAAACATGCCGATGCTTACGACAGTGCAGCGCCGCGAATCAATGGATGCCAGGGACCGATAGAAGTCTATGATTCGAGACTGGCGCTCTCGGGATGGGAAGGGCTGGAATACAACGACAGCGATTGGCAAAATGCAAAAGGCCGGGGGATTCAATTGTCTCCATTTTGGAACTGGATTCCGCGCAGCATTCCACTGCTCGAAGAAGGTAAAAAAAACGCTGTTGCGATAGCGGCGAGAGGAGAGCTTGCGGAGCATAGCAGGCCGGTGGACAAGCTGCATCATCAAATTTTAGCGGAACAATCCAGTATGGAGATGAGCATAACGGCTGAACCGTTCCGCGATGAGGTTGTTTTGGAAACGTCGCCGGAAGGGAGAGCTTCAGTTATTACGTTCGACATGGGCGGCATGGATGCGGGATATTTGCAGCTTCGCGTGTCCGGCTCGGAAGGTGATGTCGTGGATGTCGTATACGCCGAGCAACTATGGAAAGGCAAAGCGTTGATCAATCTTTCAAACAACCGGTCGATCGACCGCTTTATTTTAGCTGGAGGCGTTCAGGAGCTAGAATCAGCTTTCGTTTGGCGTGCTTGTCGCTTTATCCAGCTCACGGTGCGCAACTCCAGCGGCCCTGTCACGATTGAACGGGTTGGCCTGCGGACGAGAAGATCCCCGCTAACAACCGTAGCTGATTTTCATTGTAATGATGATAAACTCCGTCAGATTTGGGATATTTCCGTCCATACGCTGCGCCTGTGCATGCAGGATGGATTCCTCGATTCGTCTAGCCGAGAGCAGCAGCAATGGATGGGCGATGGCCGCTGGCAGGCGATATTTAACTATCATTATTCGGGTGAATCAAGCATGCACCGCAAGCTGCTGGAACAGATTGGCCAATCTCAGGATTGGATGGGAATGACAAAAGCGAGATACCCGGATGGGCATCATAACTATCCGCCGATTCCTTCCTTCTGTCTGGCATGGGTCAGCTCCTTCGGCGAATATGAGCTGTATTCAGAGGATCGCAGCTTGCTGCCTCAGTGGTGGCCGAATCTTATGCAGGCGCTTCGCTGGTTTTCTGCTTATACGAATGAGGACGGATTGCTTGAAAACGTGCCTTACTGGCCATTCATCGACTGGGGAGAGGGCCCGGAGGGACCAATTCCGGATGACCAGCGGGGCGGTGTCGTAACGGCCCTGAATATTCAATATGTAGAGGCGCTTGAGGCGGCCGCTCGTTATGCTAGGCGGTTGAATGATCAAGAGGCGGAAACGTATTATACGAAAATAGCCTCCAGGTTGAAGGAGTCGATTGTCTCCTTGCTTTGGAATGATCGCGTAGGAGCTTATGCCGATTGCATGGTCGATGGTGTGCTGAGCGATAGTATCAGCGAACCGACTAATGCACTGGCAGTTCTTCTGCTTCATGGGGATGGGGAGCGATTGCAGCAGATCAGTAAAGGTGTCTTTTCGCAAGCTGCCAGCGGCAGCGTCATCAAAGGAAGCCCGTATTTCATGCTGGTCGTCTGCAGGGCTTTGATCAAGCTGGGAGAAACACGGCGTGCGCTTGAGCTGATCCGGGAACGTTACGGGATTTTCCTTGATGCTGGATCAGACACGCTTTGGGAGCGCTGGACTTTGTTCCATGAAGAGGCGAATGGTTCCGTTTCTTACTCCAGTGCAAGCCATGCTTGGGGGGGAGCCCCGATTGTATTTGTATACGAGGGTATATTCGGAATCAAGCCGCTTGAGAATGGCTATCGCAGCTTCTCTATGAACCCTGAACCCTGTGGAATAGAAAGCATCAACACGACGCTTCCGGTCAGCGGCGGCGAAATCGGAATGAGCTTGGAGAATATAGATGCCGGAAGCTGGCAATTGGAAGTTTCGATTCCTTCCGGTTATAAGGGGCTTATCTATGGCAAAGCGTACGAAGCTGGCAAACATACCTTAACGATATCGTCTTAA
- a CDS encoding two-component system, OmpR family, sensor histidine kinase KdpD — MTTKEKIMVCVYYGPHGERLIRRGVELAARLNCPLHVLSVIPVSMEELSQKQEAYLNLWRIRCAESGALFFVEHASSRPAVAVIAEIARKRQITGIIVGQSAQSRWQELIRGSFTNELLRRVGKIDLHIVAVQRMDNDLEETHERGIHVTVRRAGAEYELSHSLPDNGTVAMGIFFKNLNTEFDSGLLKLKNGDGFAYFKIRKGVVADAAFPPFLEKSKKK, encoded by the coding sequence ATGACGACCAAGGAAAAAATCATGGTCTGTGTCTATTATGGACCGCATGGCGAACGGCTTATTCGACGCGGCGTTGAACTGGCTGCAAGGCTGAACTGCCCCCTCCATGTGCTGAGTGTCATTCCGGTCAGCATGGAGGAGCTCAGTCAGAAACAGGAAGCCTATTTGAACCTTTGGCGGATTCGCTGCGCGGAATCAGGCGCTTTATTTTTCGTAGAGCATGCCAGCTCCCGCCCTGCTGTTGCTGTCATTGCAGAGATCGCTCGAAAGCGGCAAATTACAGGGATCATCGTGGGACAATCCGCGCAATCCCGCTGGCAAGAGCTTATTCGCGGCTCTTTCACCAATGAGCTGCTGCGCCGGGTTGGCAAGATTGACCTGCATATTGTTGCTGTTCAGCGTATGGATAACGATCTGGAAGAGACGCATGAGCGGGGAATTCATGTGACGGTTAGGCGGGCGGGAGCGGAATATGAGCTTAGCCATTCACTTCCGGACAATGGCACAGTAGCAATGGGCATCTTTTTCAAAAACCTGAATACGGAGTTTGACAGCGGACTGCTCAAGCTCAAAAATGGCGATGGTTTTGCTTATTTTAAGATCCGCAAAGGGGTTGTCGCTGACGCTGCCTTCCCACCTTTTTTGGAAAAGTCGAAAAAGAAATAA
- a CDS encoding Beta-propeller repeat-containing protein produces the protein MAKALGLGHKRLSPSYGKIPIHFELNAGQTDSQVAYLMKAKGATFFFTPSHVAMMFAKPIVPRAGNKQKWETWGLRMFFDGSMPEPSINGVELLPGRKNYIRGNDFSQWQTDIPTYEKMKYSGIYPGIDMLFYGNENLLEFDFIVAPGGNPRDIVLNFEGADSIEIEEDGNLVVTANGQPVTLQLPYIYQELDDGKKKVKGNYLHLGEGRVGFQLIEDYDAAFPLVIDPVLAYSTFLGGSSQDEGDGIAVDSSGNAYVTGQTLSMNFPTQAAIQPSNAGNFDAYITKLSPTGNTLIYSTYLGGTGDDQGTAIAVDAVGNVYVTGITGSGNFPTINAFQSVAPPDDNAFVFKLNPAGNLPLYSTYLGGEFVDEGFGIAVDSTGSAYVVGTTTSPDFPVLNAFQPTLQSQSAFLTKFSPAGNTLVYSTFFGGPITTVVNGDGIAVDSFQQAYIVGTTNPGIPILNAIQPTFGGGTTDGFVAKFNASGSGLVYSTFIGGSSGEIGASIAVDPFTNVYITGSTSSPDFPTFNPIQSTLAGSDDVFVTKINPSGTEFVYSTYLGGIGSDEGFGIATDSLGNAYVTGITQSANFPVFDSIQGYGGSGDVFVTKMTPFGTFIYSTYLGGINFDRGFGIASDSAGSAYVTGETSSPDFPVLNAFQPIYGGATDAFVTKILDTTVVPTGTTGPTGATGSTGVTGATGATGATGATGATGATGSNGATGATGATGATGATGANGATGATGATGATGATGATGANGATGATGATGATGATGATGATGATGATGATGATGATGATGATGATGATGATGATGSTGATGATGATGATGATGATGATGATGATGATGAPGATGSTGATGATGAPGITGVTGITGPTGTTGITGAVGATGTTGATGFTGLTGATGATSATGTTGPTGVTGSAGSTGASGATGATGTTGFTGATGITGPTGPSTGVTGVTGPIGVTGSTGPTGATGATAAGVTGPAGPTGATGAAGAPGATGATGPAGEGQVINFNININNSFNRSFHRKACCPKKPIHCHKPIKPIPAPCGLRRAIELRSLIRITPMPTTSLHFLTAEADKLIYQIKLGQYRSARATIQVIKKRIQSLLLNGQISARDAKRLLHLLCLLQRQLPRY, from the coding sequence ATGGCTAAAGCGTTAGGATTGGGACATAAACGCCTGTCTCCGTCGTACGGAAAAATACCGATTCACTTCGAGTTGAATGCGGGTCAAACTGATTCTCAAGTCGCTTATCTCATGAAAGCCAAGGGAGCTACCTTTTTCTTCACCCCTTCCCATGTCGCCATGATGTTTGCTAAGCCAATCGTGCCCAGAGCCGGTAACAAGCAGAAGTGGGAAACTTGGGGGCTGAGGATGTTTTTTGATGGCTCCATGCCTGAACCCTCCATAAATGGTGTGGAGCTGCTGCCCGGCAGGAAAAACTATATCCGTGGTAACGACTTTTCACAGTGGCAAACCGACATTCCCACTTACGAAAAAATGAAATATTCCGGAATCTATCCAGGGATAGACATGCTGTTCTATGGCAATGAGAACTTGCTGGAATTTGACTTCATCGTAGCTCCTGGGGGAAATCCGAGAGACATTGTGCTGAATTTCGAAGGCGCCGATTCCATCGAGATTGAAGAGGACGGGAATCTTGTCGTAACCGCTAACGGCCAGCCCGTGACGCTGCAGTTACCTTACATTTATCAAGAGCTTGACGATGGCAAAAAGAAAGTGAAAGGGAATTACCTGCATCTCGGAGAAGGTCGGGTTGGTTTCCAACTGATTGAAGATTACGATGCAGCTTTCCCTCTAGTCATCGACCCGGTGTTGGCATACTCCACCTTTCTTGGCGGCTCTTCACAAGATGAAGGAGATGGAATTGCTGTAGACTCAAGCGGGAACGCCTATGTGACCGGTCAGACATTATCCATGAACTTTCCGACCCAGGCCGCTATTCAGCCTAGTAATGCAGGGAATTTCGATGCGTATATTACGAAGCTCAGCCCGACGGGAAATACGCTGATCTATTCCACTTATCTCGGCGGAACTGGAGATGATCAAGGGACAGCCATCGCGGTTGATGCAGTGGGCAATGTGTATGTAACCGGGATTACAGGCTCCGGGAACTTCCCTACGATAAACGCGTTTCAAAGTGTCGCACCGCCTGATGATAACGCGTTTGTATTTAAGCTTAATCCTGCGGGCAACTTGCCTCTGTACTCCACTTATCTTGGCGGCGAATTTGTTGATGAGGGCTTTGGCATCGCAGTGGATTCAACCGGCAGCGCTTATGTAGTAGGAACAACTACTTCTCCAGACTTTCCTGTATTAAATGCCTTTCAGCCCACACTACAGAGTCAGTCCGCTTTTCTTACCAAATTCAGCCCCGCTGGCAATACGCTCGTTTACTCTACCTTTTTTGGCGGACCGATCACGACGGTTGTTAATGGAGACGGCATTGCCGTAGATAGCTTTCAGCAGGCTTATATCGTTGGAACGACTAATCCAGGCATTCCGATCCTAAACGCCATTCAACCAACCTTTGGCGGAGGAACTACAGATGGTTTCGTCGCCAAATTTAATGCTTCTGGCTCGGGACTTGTATACTCGACTTTTATCGGGGGCAGCAGTGGCGAGATAGGTGCAAGTATTGCAGTAGATCCCTTTACAAATGTTTACATCACTGGATCAACAAGCTCTCCGGACTTCCCGACATTTAACCCTATCCAGTCGACTTTGGCTGGTAGCGACGATGTTTTTGTAACCAAAATCAATCCGTCGGGTACGGAATTCGTCTATTCCACCTATTTAGGAGGGATTGGAAGCGATGAAGGCTTCGGTATAGCTACAGATTCACTAGGAAACGCCTATGTAACGGGTATTACGCAGTCAGCGAATTTCCCCGTTTTTGACTCTATTCAAGGCTACGGCGGATCAGGCGATGTTTTTGTAACTAAAATGACCCCTTTTGGGACGTTTATTTATTCAACCTATCTTGGAGGAATAAATTTCGATCGGGGTTTTGGCATCGCTTCGGACTCAGCCGGAAGCGCCTATGTAACGGGCGAAACTAGCTCCCCAGATTTTCCCGTCTTGAATGCCTTTCAACCGATTTATGGCGGAGCAACCGATGCTTTTGTCACAAAAATTCTCGATACAACTGTCGTGCCTACCGGGACGACAGGGCCTACAGGTGCAACGGGCTCGACTGGCGTCACTGGCGCGACCGGTGCTACTGGCGCTACTGGCGCTACTGGCGCGACCGGGGCGACCGGCTCGAATGGCGCTACTGGCGCTACTGGTGCGACCGGTGCTACTGGTGCGACTGGCGCTAACGGCGCGACTGGCGCGACTGGGGCCACTGGTGCGACCGGTGCTACTGGTGCGACTGGCGCTAACGGCGCGACTGGGGCTACTGGTGCGACTGGCGCTACTGGCGCTACTGGTGCGACCGGTGCTACTGGCGCTACCGGCGCTACTGGCGCTACCGGCGCTACTGGCGCTACTGGTGCGACCGGCGCTACTGGTGCGACCGGCGCTACTGGTGCGACCGGCGCGACAGGCTCGACAGGCGCTACTGGCGCGACCGGCGCTACTGGCGCGACCGGCGCGACCGGTGCTACTGGCGCTACTGGTGCGACCGGCGCTACTGGTGCGACCGGTGCTCCTGGCGCGACAGGCTCGACGGGAGCAACAGGTGCGACGGGTGCTCCTGGCATCACTGGCGTAACGGGCATCACTGGCCCCACTGGCACAACCGGTATCACTGGAGCCGTAGGCGCCACGGGCACAACTGGGGCCACCGGATTTACTGGGCTTACAGGCGCTACTGGCGCAACCAGCGCTACTGGAACAACTGGGCCGACTGGCGTAACGGGCAGTGCCGGTTCGACGGGCGCATCTGGGGCTACCGGAGCAACTGGCACGACCGGCTTTACTGGAGCGACAGGCATTACGGGGCCAACGGGGCCATCCACCGGCGTTACAGGAGTAACAGGCCCAATTGGCGTTACCGGTTCAACGGGACCAACAGGGGCTACTGGCGCAACTGCAGCGGGAGTTACCGGGCCGGCGGGGCCGACCGGTGCGACCGGTGCAGCAGGCGCCCCTGGAGCGACAGGCGCAACCGGACCGGCGGGCGAAGGTCAAGTAATTAATTTCAACATCAATATCAACAACAGCTTCAACCGGTCCTTTCACAGAAAAGCATGCTGTCCAAAAAAGCCCATACACTGCCACAAGCCTATAAAACCGATCCCCGCTCCCTGCGGACTCCGAAGGGCAATCGAGCTCCGTAGTCTGATTCGAATAACTCCGATGCCGACAACGTCTCTTCACTTTCTTACCGCCGAAGCTGATAAACTGATTTATCAAATTAAGCTCGGCCAATACAGAAGCGCCAGAGCAACGATTCAAGTGATTAAAAAGCGTATTCAATCCTTGCTGCTAAACGGACAAATTTCCGCAAGGGACGCAAAAAGACTTCTCCATCTGCTTTGCTTGCTGCAAAGACAACTTCCCCGGTACTAA